From a region of the Arachis ipaensis cultivar K30076 chromosome B09, Araip1.1, whole genome shotgun sequence genome:
- the LOC110266819 gene encoding uncharacterized protein LOC110266819, with protein sequence MAPDVSDVATALANDVPFEEPSFMRVLDLEAMHVPEFPDYNNAEISFLADGEFAVGIEFNSMEAVIKAIKDMISRKYCWVIRRYNGSHTCTRATISQDHSKLDSTTIAEIIKPLVEADPALKVKSVITEAQSKFNYTVSYRKAWLAKQKAVEKIFGGWEASYEALPIWFEAMCHKEPSAVFHFETMPAYQGDDLVTDIRVLHRVFWSYYPCIRAFRHCKPVVQVDGTHLYGKYKGCLLVAVSQDGNNNIVPIAFAIVEGETSDAWHFFLSNLRQHVVTRDGVGLISDRHESINAVVERSNSAWSPPRAFHMFCIRHIESNFLRKFKAPYLQKLVVNIGYSRTVREYEVRYQRLRERGEAYTDWLNRIPGNSTRWHLMVDIDGVI encoded by the exons ATGGCTCCGGATGTGTCTGATGTGGCAACTGCACTGGCAAACGATGTCCCGTTTGAGGAACCATCATTCATGCGAGTATTggatttggaagccatgcatgttccgGAGTTTCCGGATTATAACAATGCAG AAATTTCTTTTCTTGCAGATGGTGAATTTGCCGTTGGGATAGAATTCAATTCCATGGAAGCTGTTATTAAAGCGATAAAAGA CATGATCAGCCGGAAGTACTGTTGGGTTATAAGGAGGTATAATGGCAGTCACACATGTACCAGAGCCACAATTTCTCAGGATCATTCAAAGCTGGATTCGACCACGATTGCAGAAATAATTAAGCCGTTGGTTGAGGCTGACCCCGCCTTAAAGGTAAAATCAGTTATAACAGAGGCGCAATCGAAGTTCAACTACACTGTTAGTTATCGGAAAGCTTGGTTGGCTAAGCAAAAGGCGGTTGAAAAAATATTCGGAGGTTGGGAGGCATCGTACGAAGCGTTGCCTATATGGTTTGAAGCCATGTGTCACAAGGAGCCGTCAgctgtttttcattttgagactatgcctgCATACCAAGGTGACGACTTGGTGACTGATATTCGGGTATTGCATCGTGTCTTTTGGAGTTACTACCCCTGCATTAGAGCTTTCAGACATTGTAAGCCAGTTGTCCAGGTGGATGGGACTCACTTATACGGAAAGTACAAGGGTTGTCTACTAGTGGCGGTGTCACAGGATGGTAACAACAACATCGTCCCAATTGCGTTTGCAATTGTGGAGGGAGAGACTTCAGATGCGTGGCACTTTTTTCTGAGTAACCTTCGTCAGCATGTTGTCACTCGGGATGGTGTGGGACTGATATCCGACCGTCACGAATCCATAAATGCGGTTGTGGAAAGGAGTAACAGTGCTTGGTCACCTCCGAGAGCCTTTCATATGTTTTGCATCAGGCATATAGAGTCGAATTTTCTGAGAAAATTCAAGGCGCCGTACTTACAGAAACTGGTCGTCAACATAG GATATTCGAGGACGGTGCGGGAGTACGAGGTGCGTTACCAACGTTTACGAGAACGGGGAGAGGCATACACTGACTGGTTAAACCGAATCCCCGGAAACAGTACGCGTTGGCATTTGATGGTGGATATCGATGGGGTCATATGA